The Ignavibacteriales bacterium DNA segment GCTGGCAAGTATGAATAAATAGTTTTTTGGAGCAATGAGATAGAGGCTGTATCATTACTCGCTTTTTGTCAACCTGTCCCGATACATCGGGATCAGATTCTCATTTGTTTTGAAAATCGAAGCATTAGATTCCGATGGCATTGCTATGGAATGACATTTAAGAGACAGCCTCCATCTTTAATAAATAGAGTTTACTTCTAAAAGCCAAAACCGAAAGTGATAAAAATTATCTTGAAAGAAAGTGCAGTCGTTAGACAAACATATTGATAATCTTGTTTATGAGTTGTATGGATTGACCGAAGAGGAAATAATGATTGTGGATCGAAGAATAGAAGCAAATATTCGCACCATTGCTAAATTATTCAAATTCCTTTCTGCCCGCAACTATTCATGCTAAAAATTACCTCAAACCTCGAAAATCGTTAAATTTCGCACATAAGATGGTTCCTTCTGTAAATAAGATCACATCTTCTGTATCGCAGATAGCATCTTCTGTAAATAAGATCATATCTTCTGTACCGCAGATAACATCTTTGATACATAAGATCATATCTTCCGTATCGTAGATAGCATCTTCTGTAAATAAGATCACATCTTCTGTACCGCAGATAGCATCTTCTGTAAATAAGATTACATTTTCTGTACCGCAGGTGGTATCTTCGGCACCCAAGATTCTATCTTGGATACAGTATTTCTAATCTTGTGTGCCAATAAAAAAAAATTAGGCGAAGTTTTAAATAAAAAAAATCCCGCAGCAAAAGCAGGATTTTAATTTAAATCAAATAGGTTGAGTTAAAATTTAAGACGTGAAGTCAGAAGACTTATTAATAATTAAAATTCTTCGCTCCCATCCATCATTCCTTCACCATTACGGGGATCTTTTTTAGGTTTGTAGTTATTAAAATTAAGACGGACACTAAGCATTACAATCGGGGATTCCTTTTAAAGCTATTATAGGTTGAAAAATCCGGACCGGAAGAACTGAAACATGATTTGATGTTCCGAAAATATTCTGCACCTGAAGGGTGAGGGAAAGCATCTTTTCAAGAAAATCTTGTTTTGCAGAAATATCGGCAGAGTAAGATTCTTCCCAAGTCCCTTGTGATGAAACAGTGGGACTGTTATAATTCAGGTTCAGTTGAAGCTGCGTATCTACCCCCAGCTTAAAAACATTATTCAGCCGGGTGTTCCAGTTAAAACTTTTTCGGGAGAAAGATTCACCGTATAAAACTCCTTCAATTCTATAATCATAAATATTAGCCATAGCGTTTACGTTCCAGAATTTGAAAAGATCAAAAATGAACATAAACTCTGTTCCCGTAGAATAATCTTTTCCAATACTAGCCACCGAATTTAAGCTTACATTTTCTTCATAAACAGATCTGATCCGGTCAACTTTATTATTTGTAAAACGATGATAAACTTCGGCTGAAATCGATACGCTGCTAATGTAAGTTTGAATACCGCCTTCATAGGAATCTATTAATTCAGGAAGTAGGCTGGGGTTCCCGATACGAACATTGTTTGCGTCAATCCATGTAATGAATGGTTCAAGGTCCCATCCTCGCGGGCGTTGAATCCGGCGTGTGTAGCTTGCCATCAATTGAGTGCCTTCGCTGAATTTGTAAGATGAATGCAGGGTGGGGAAGTAGTCCCAGCGGTCAATTGTAAAATTCTGATCAGTATTAAGAAGAGTAATTGATCTGTAAGTATATTCACTTCTAAACCCTCCTGAATTCCGAAATCTCCAAACTGATCTGAGTAAATTCCATAGAAAGCCTGATTATTACTTTTGAATTTATTCAGGTTGCTAAACAGGGGCTGAAATTGATAAACACCTGAAAGAGTGTCATAAGTAAGCAGTTCATTATTCTCATCATTGTTTTGAAGATCGCCGGCATAACCGGATTCAAATTTTCTTGTCTCGGTCAGAGGTAACGTATAATCAATTTTAGCTTGAAAGCTTCTTGAAGGACCGAACTCATTTGTTCTTTGTCCATAAAAAACTTTATCATTTGAAATTGATTCTGTAATAGTTGAATCATCACCATTATCGTAACCGAAATTTAATTCGGTTTTTATTTCATGTCCTTTGCCTTCAAATCTATGAATATATGTCAGGTTAGCGCCGGCATAATCACCAATTCGATCACTCGTACTTGTACTTTTATATGTCGAAACGGAGGGGTCGAGAGATGTCCAGTTTTCAAAATCAGAATTGAAATTTCGCAAGCCATTGCGCGTTCCATAACGTCCCATTAGATTTATAAATTCACTTTCCCCCAGATTGAATTCCATTCCGGCTCTAACGCCCAACCCAATTCGTCCCCATTCAGTATCGCCTGAAGAATTAATAAATGAAGTTGTACTTCCGAAAAGGTATGTGTTTTCCTGCAACCTCGTTCCGGGAGAAATTCTCTTGTTGTAATCCATTCCCAAAACATACGTGACGTCTGAGGTTTTGTATTGAAATAAAAAATCACCGCCGTACTTTTCATTTAAGCCGACATTCGTATTGACAGTTCCACTCAACCCGAGGTTTTGATTTTTTTTCAAAATAATATTTATGATTCCAGCAGTACCTTCGGGATTATATTTAGCGGAGGGGTTAGTAATGATTTCAATATTCTGAATTGAGTTAGCCGGTATCTGCTGAAGCGCATCCTGCCCGCTGATTATTGAAGGTCTGCCGTCAATCAACACAGTAAAGTTTGAACTGCCCCGAAGGCTGACATTGCCGTCAATATCTACCGTGACAGAAGGTACATTTTGTAAAACATCAGCGGCGTTACCTGAAATGACAGTCTGCATTTTATCAACGTCAATAACTTTTTTATCAATCTGGTAGGAAACCGGCGAACGTTCACCCTCAACAACTACGTCGTTTAATTGGAGTGCATCGGGTACAATAAGAACATCGCCAAGAATGATCATTCTTTTATCGGCTGATAATTCTACATCGAACCTTTGGGATTGGTAACCGATGAATCTCACATCAAGTAAATATTTTCCAAAGGCAATATCACCCAACCTGAATTGACCATTCACATCAGTAACAGTTCCTGTGATAACGGATGAATCCTGAATTGACAGTAAAACAATATTAGCATATTCGATAGCTGCTTTAGAATCATTATCCAGCACACGACCAGCAACCATGCCGACATCTTTTTTCTCAAAATTCTTTTGAGCGAATAAATTTATACTGTTAGTCAGTATAATAAACAAAAGTAGTAAATAGATTTTTTTCATAGTTGAAATTACGAAGGTGTATTTATTTGTAAAAGGGATAATTATTTACTTAGGAGTTGTATCACATTAAAATTGTCATAATTTTGCAGGAAGTTAAAAATAGATATTTCCTGAATTATTAGACAGATAGAAATCTCTATGGGTTTAAAAGAATTTAGAATAAAAAAACTCCTATTATGAAGATTGATTTCAAACTCAGTACAATATCCAATGAATAATTTACAACTGAATCCCGTTTTAATAAACAGCATCGGAGATATCTCCAATGCAAGTTTAAAATTAAAAGAAAAAAATTTTCACATGATGATTTTTGAACACTTGAAAATATTTAGTATTTTTTCATTTGCAAATTTGACCGATACATTACATTTATTAAGTAAGTTTGTAAAGTAAAATGAAAAAAATCCGAATATTGCTTGTTGAAGACAATCGCCTTTTGCGAGAAGGCATTTCCGATTTGCTTAAAAAGCAGCCAGATATGGCAGTTGTTACGACCGTCGGTAATGGCGAAAACATTTTGGCGCTAATTGGTAAGCTAAAACCAAGTATCGTACTCCTGGATCTTGGTTTACGAAGTCAAAACAGTTTGCATATTGTAAAATTAGTTAAGAAAGATTTTTCTGAAATAAAAATAGTTGTGATGGATCTTGTACCATTACAAGCAGATGTTTTTCAATTTGTGCAAGCCGGTGTTTCAGGATTTATGTTAAAAGATATAAGTGTCACAGAATTTTTAAAAACTCTTCGATCAGTTTATGATGGAGTGCAGGTTTTACCACCGAATTTGACCGGTTCACTGTTTTCTCAAATCGTTGACTATGCAATTAACGGATCCAAACCGTCTGCAATTGAGGAGTCGGTTCGAATGACAAAGCGTGAGAAACAAGTTATTGAACTGATTGCAAATGGTTCTACCAATAAAGAGATCGCGCAAAATCTTCATCTCTCAACCTACACGGTCAAAAGTCACGTTCATAATATCCTTGAAAAATTAGCGCTTAACACACGTGTACAAATTGCAAAACACGCCCACCTTTCTGAAGCTTACAAAACCGCAATAGAAACAACCTCAATACTCTACGAATAATTCTGTTTTTCTTTAACTACACCAGTTAAAGATTTAATCCCTTTTTCATCCCTTTGGACTATTTTTTTGATTCACGAGTTTTTCTATAATCTATCGTGAAATATTATATAACTATAAACTCTTCAATTTTGTATGACAGATCAAATGTGGATTGAAGAATCAAAATTTATTTGGACGAGATATTATGAAAAAAAGAGAAGTAAAATTTAAAAGAAGAACCCTTCTAAAATCCCCTACTAGCATTCAGGGATTTGATGAAATAACAAGCGGCGGATTGCCAAAAGGCAGACCAACACTTGTATGCGGGGGTGCAGGCTGCGGCAAGACATTATTTGCGATGGAATTTCTTGTTCGAGGTGCAACTGTTTACAATGAGCCCGGAGTTTTTATATCATTCGAGGAAACGGAGAAAGAATTAATATCTAATGTAGCTTCCCTGGGGTTTGACCTGGCTAATCTTAAAAAACACAAAAAGATTTGGCTCGAGCATATTAATGTTGAGCGGGGAGAAATAGAACATAACGGTGAATATGATTTAAAAGGATTGTTCGTTCATATCCATAATGCTATAGAAAGTATTGGCGCTAAACGAGTTGTGCTGGACACTATTGAAACGCTTTTTTCAGAACTGCCTAATCCTACTATGGTTCGTACAGAACTGCGAAGGTTATTTAGCTGGTTAAAAAAGAAAAATGTAACAACAATAGTAACAGGGGAAAAAGGTGAGGGTACACTAACACGACAAAGTTTGGAAGAGTACGTTTCCGATTGTGTTATTCTGCTGGATCATCGCGTTACCGATCAATCATCTATACGACGATTGCGCATTATTAAATATCGCGGTTCAACTCACGGCACTAATGAATATCCTTTCTTAATTGATGAAGATGGATTTTCTGTTCTACCGGTCACTTCGCTTGGATTAAATCACGTTTCGTCCAAAGAAAGAATTTCAACAGGTATTCCGCGGCTTGATACAATGATGTCTGGTAAAGGTTACTATCGCACCAGCACTATACTCGTTTCCGGCACTGCAGGTACTGGAAAAACAAGTCTTGCAGCTCAGTTCGTTGAAGAGGCTTGTAAACGAGGTGAGCGAGTGCTTTATTTTGCTTTTGAAGAATCTCCGAGTCAGTTCATGCGCAATATGTCTTCGATAGGGATACACTTAGAGCCCTGGGTAAAAAAAGGATTGCTTCACTTTCATGCAACCCGCCCAACACTTCATGGATTAGAACATCATTTAACAACAACCATAAAATTAATTAATAAAGTTCAACCGCAAATTGTAGTTCTTGATCCCATTGATGCATTTATTATTGGAAACAATCAAACCGAAGTTAAAATAATGCTGCTACGTTTAGTAGATTTTTTGAAGATGAGGAATATTACTGCATTGTTTGCAAGTCTTTCCAATGGAGGCGAAAACCAGGAGCTTACAGATATGGCGATATCATCATTGATAGATACCTGGATTCTATTGCGTGATATTGAAATAGGCGGTGAACGAAATAGAGGATTGTATATTCTTAAATCGCGCGGAATGGATCATTCAAACCAAATCCGTGAATTTAAACTCACAGATCATGGAATCGAACTGCTGGATGTATATGTGGGTCCTGAAGGTGTATTAACGGGTTCAGCCCGATTATCACAGGAAGCCAAAAATGATGCAGAGCAATTAGCACGTCAGCAGGAAATTGATCGCAAACAATCTGGAATAGAACTTAAACGTGCTGCATTGGAAGCTCAAATTGTTGTATTAAAGTCCGAGTTCCA contains these protein-coding regions:
- a CDS encoding response regulator transcription factor, which produces MKKIRILLVEDNRLLREGISDLLKKQPDMAVVTTVGNGENILALIGKLKPSIVLLDLGLRSQNSLHIVKLVKKDFSEIKIVVMDLVPLQADVFQFVQAGVSGFMLKDISVTEFLKTLRSVYDGVQVLPPNLTGSLFSQIVDYAINGSKPSAIEESVRMTKREKQVIELIANGSTNKEIAQNLHLSTYTVKSHVHNILEKLALNTRVQIAKHAHLSEAYKTAIETTSILYE
- a CDS encoding outer membrane beta-barrel protein, which produces MKKIYLLLLFIILTNSINLFAQKNFEKKDVGMVAGRVLDNDSKAAIEYANIVLLSIQDSSVITGTVTDVNGQFRLGDIAFGKYLLDVRFIGYQSQRFDVELSADKRMIILGDVLIVPDALQLNDVVVEGERSPVSYQIDKKVIDVDKMQTVISGNAADVLQNVPSVTVDIDGNVSLRGSSNFTVLIDGRPSIISGQDALQQIPANSIQNIEIITNPSAKYNPEGTAGIINIILKKNQNLGLSGTVNTNVGLNEKYGGDFLFQYKTSDVTYVLGMDYNKRISPGTRLQENTYLFGSTTSFINSSGDTEWGRIGLGVRAGMEFNLGESEFINLMGRYGTRNGLRNFNSDFENWTSLDPSVSTYKSTSTSDRIGDYAGANLTYIHRFEGKGHEIKTELNFGYDNGDDSTITESISNDKVFYGQRTNEFGPSRSFQAKIDYTLPLTETRKFESGYAGDLQNNDENNELLTYDTLSGVYQFQPLFSNLNKFKSNNQAFYGIYSDQFGDFGIQEGLEVNILTDQLLFLILIRILQLTAGTTSPPCIHLTNSAKALN
- the kaiC gene encoding circadian clock protein KaiC gives rise to the protein MKKREVKFKRRTLLKSPTSIQGFDEITSGGLPKGRPTLVCGGAGCGKTLFAMEFLVRGATVYNEPGVFISFEETEKELISNVASLGFDLANLKKHKKIWLEHINVERGEIEHNGEYDLKGLFVHIHNAIESIGAKRVVLDTIETLFSELPNPTMVRTELRRLFSWLKKKNVTTIVTGEKGEGTLTRQSLEEYVSDCVILLDHRVTDQSSIRRLRIIKYRGSTHGTNEYPFLIDEDGFSVLPVTSLGLNHVSSKERISTGIPRLDTMMSGKGYYRTSTILVSGTAGTGKTSLAAQFVEEACKRGERVLYFAFEESPSQFMRNMSSIGIHLEPWVKKGLLHFHATRPTLHGLEHHLTTTIKLINKVQPQIVVLDPIDAFIIGNNQTEVKIMLLRLVDFLKMRNITALFASLSNGGENQELTDMAISSLIDTWILLRDIEIGGERNRGLYILKSRGMDHSNQIREFKLTDHGIELLDVYVGPEGVLTGSARLSQEAKNDAEQLARQQEIDRKQSGIELKRAALEAQIVVLKSEFQEEESEAIKLIEMEKAYSKKFADDKRNMAKSRKADKLIKKTLIM
- a CDS encoding TonB-dependent receptor family protein — translated: MASYTRRIQRPRGWDLEPFITWIDANNVRIGNPSLLPELIDSYEGGIQTYISSVSISAEVYHRFTNNKVDRIRSVYEENVSLNSVASIGKDYSTGTEFMFIFDLFKFWNVNAMANIYDYRIEGVLYGESFSRKSFNWNTRLNNVFKLGVDTQLQLNLNYNSPTVSSQGTWEESYSADISAKQDFLEKMLSLTLQVQNIFGTSNHVSVLPVRIFQPIIALKGIPDCNA